A DNA window from Sporosarcina sp. ANT_H38 contains the following coding sequences:
- a CDS encoding metal ABC transporter substrate-binding protein has protein sequence MKKSIMLFAMIVVGTLLSACNQGTTAPKEKGEKLQIVATYSIVYDIVKNVGGDLVDVHSLAPIGSDPHQYDPLPEDLVLTSDADAVFYNGLNLEEGNAWFTKLMETAGKSGEDAPVFRVSEGVKPMLLNSLDHKGEEDPHAWLDVRNGIKYTENVRDALKKLDPANAAKYDENADAYRAELQALHEDIMQKMKEIPKEQRILVTSEGAFKYFSDAYDFSAAYIWEINSHHEGTPEQLTNIISTVTSENAKALFLETSVDPRSMEMVSRETNVPIAGKIFTDSLGKPGDDGDTYINMLKWNADMIFNGLNN, from the coding sequence ATGAAAAAAAGTATTATGCTTTTCGCAATGATCGTTGTTGGAACTCTGCTGTCGGCATGTAACCAAGGTACGACTGCCCCAAAAGAGAAGGGGGAAAAACTACAAATCGTTGCGACGTATTCGATTGTCTACGATATTGTGAAAAATGTCGGGGGCGATTTGGTCGATGTTCATAGCCTTGCACCGATTGGATCTGATCCTCACCAATATGATCCCCTTCCAGAAGACTTGGTTTTAACGTCGGATGCGGATGCTGTATTTTACAACGGGCTCAATTTGGAAGAAGGAAATGCCTGGTTTACGAAGTTGATGGAGACGGCTGGGAAGTCGGGTGAAGATGCTCCGGTATTTCGAGTAAGTGAAGGTGTTAAGCCAATGCTCCTCAATTCGTTAGACCATAAAGGGGAAGAAGATCCTCATGCTTGGCTCGATGTGCGAAATGGCATAAAGTACACTGAAAATGTCCGTGATGCATTAAAAAAATTAGACCCAGCCAATGCGGCTAAGTATGATGAAAATGCGGATGCCTATCGTGCAGAACTGCAAGCTCTTCATGAAGACATTATGCAAAAGATGAAGGAAATACCTAAAGAACAACGTATACTCGTAACAAGTGAAGGTGCGTTTAAATATTTCTCCGATGCGTATGATTTTAGTGCGGCATACATTTGGGAGATCAATTCACACCATGAAGGAACGCCTGAACAATTGACGAACATCATTTCTACAGTTACTAGCGAAAATGCTAAGGCATTATTTTTAGAAACTAGTGTCGATCCCCGAAGTATGGAGATGGTTTCAAGGGAAACCAATGTGCCGATTGCTGGGAAAATCTTTACGGACTCATTGGGGAAACCTGGCGATGACGGTGATACGTATATCAATATGTTGAAATGGAATGCAGATATGATTTTTAATGGTTTAAACAACTAA
- a CDS encoding metal ABC transporter permease, with amino-acid sequence MIHFFEAVMQYGFLQKALITSVMVGIISGVIGCFIILRGMALMGDAISHAVLPGVAISFMLGINFFIGAVITGILTAIGIGFINQNSRVKNDSAIGIMFTAAFASGIILITFLKSSTDLYHILFGNVLAVRPSDMWITLIVGIFVLLSVFIFYKELLVSSFDPIMAQAYGLPTKMIHYFLMVLLTLVTVASLQTVGIILVVAMLITPASTAYLLSDRLSVMIFISAICGTISAVIGLYLSFTYNLASGATIVLVATALFFIAFIFSPKQGLLWRAIRTNKQKSALS; translated from the coding sequence ATGATACATTTCTTCGAAGCTGTTATGCAATATGGTTTTCTGCAAAAAGCGCTTATTACTTCTGTTATGGTTGGTATCATTAGTGGCGTCATTGGTTGTTTTATTATTTTAAGAGGAATGGCTCTTATGGGGGATGCGATATCTCATGCTGTGTTGCCTGGTGTCGCCATTTCTTTTATGCTTGGTATCAATTTCTTTATTGGGGCGGTAATAACAGGTATTTTAACTGCGATTGGCATCGGGTTCATCAACCAGAATAGTCGTGTTAAAAATGATTCTGCGATTGGCATCATGTTTACAGCAGCGTTTGCCTCGGGGATTATCCTTATTACTTTCCTGAAGAGTAGCACGGATCTGTATCACATACTCTTTGGAAATGTATTGGCAGTAAGGCCTTCTGATATGTGGATAACGTTGATAGTCGGTATTTTCGTGTTGTTAAGTGTGTTTATATTTTATAAAGAATTGCTCGTCAGTTCGTTTGACCCCATTATGGCACAGGCATATGGGCTTCCTACTAAGATGATCCATTACTTTTTAATGGTTCTGTTAACGCTTGTCACGGTCGCATCGTTACAGACGGTGGGCATTATATTAGTTGTTGCGATGCTTATTACACCTGCTTCGACAGCTTATTTATTATCTGATCGACTGTCTGTCATGATATTCATTTCAGCCATATGTGGAACAATTTCGGCGGTAATTGGTTTGTATTTGAGTTTTACGTACAATCTGGCATCTGGCGCGACGATCGTTCTTGTTGCAACAGCTTTATTTTTCATAGCGTTTATTTTTTCACCAAAGCAAGGATTATTGTGGCGGGCTATTAGAACGAACAAACAAAAATCCGCTCTCTCATGA
- a CDS encoding metal ABC transporter ATP-binding protein — protein MKDAIVVSNLHVSYFGKEVLHDIAFTISEGKSIGIIGPNGAGKSTLLKVLLNLIPEDKGEITILGSTLKEVRKRIAYVPQRSTIDWDFPITVKDTVLIGTYPTVGLLKRPGRKERELALKCLEKVDMLEFQNRQIGELSGGQQQRVFLARALAQQADLFLLDEPFVGIDATSEEMIVNILKELRDEGKTIIVVHHDLNKAEKYFDELLLLNKELIAKGTVKEVFTPKMISKAYGGQLSFLDGVMEK, from the coding sequence ATGAAAGACGCAATTGTAGTTTCGAATTTACATGTATCGTATTTTGGGAAAGAAGTGTTACACGATATAGCGTTTACGATTTCTGAAGGGAAATCAATTGGAATCATTGGGCCGAATGGAGCTGGTAAGTCCACTTTGCTTAAAGTATTACTTAATTTGATTCCAGAAGATAAAGGTGAAATTACAATCCTTGGTTCGACACTGAAAGAAGTGCGTAAACGAATTGCCTACGTTCCGCAGCGTAGTACAATCGACTGGGATTTCCCGATTACAGTTAAAGATACAGTTCTTATCGGAACGTATCCAACAGTAGGGCTATTGAAGAGACCTGGTCGGAAAGAAAGAGAATTGGCTCTAAAATGTCTTGAAAAGGTTGATATGCTGGAGTTTCAGAATCGGCAAATTGGAGAGTTATCTGGCGGTCAGCAGCAGCGCGTTTTCTTGGCCAGAGCACTAGCTCAACAGGCAGACTTATTTTTACTCGATGAACCATTTGTTGGAATTGACGCTACAAGTGAAGAGATGATTGTCAACATTTTAAAGGAGTTGCGCGATGAAGGGAAAACAATTATTGTGGTCCATCATGATTTGAATAAAGCAGAAAAGTATTTCGATGAACTATTGTTGTTAAATAAGGAGTTAATTGCGAAGGGTACTGTGAAAGAAGTATTTACGCCTAAAATGATTTCAAAAGCGTACGGGGGACAATTATCATTTTTAGATGGGGTGATGGAAAAATGA